The Methanothermobacter sp. genome segment AGTAGAGCCAGCATTATGTTGGTGAGGGGTCCCGCAATGGATATCTTCCCGTTAACGTTCCTGTCAATGTAGTTTCCATGAATGTAAACGGCCCCTGGGGCTGCGAATACGAATCCAAAGTAGGATGTTACAATGGCCAGTATGAGGCCCTCGATCCAGAGCCTGTACTCGGCCCAGAATCCATACCTTATTGCCATTAACTTATGGGCGATCTCATGGAGGACAAATCCGAGCCCCACGGTAACAAGGGTTGCCGGAAGCAGAATCAGCGCTACCTGTAGGTTTCTGCCTGAGAACACATAGGCAAATACGCCTGCGATCACAACCATTGAGGTCAGGATATCCCTTACCTCTCCTTTACTAAATCTAACCATGTTTATATTAAAAGGGAACACAGCTTATAATGCTTTCCATTGCTGGATTGATACTGCCTTTCAATTAAATGGAAGATTTAAGAACAATCCTCGATATTCTAGAATGGAAAAATTTAAGTGCTTTAAAGGATTATTTATAAGTATAAACTGATATCCTCTCGTTGTATGGAGGTTCACTGAATTCTATCCGAAAAAGTCCGCCTTTCGACCCTGAAAAGGTGAGGGTTCCCTCAAGCTGTCCTGTGAGGATTTCAACAAGTTTGAAGCCAAGGGATTTGCTATTCCTGAGATCCTCCTCACTGAACCCCACACCATCATCCTTAACTTCAAGAATACAAACAGAATCCCTCCTTTTAAATCTCACTGTGATTTTGCCTCTATCTCTTCCTCTGAAGGCGTGTTTGAGTGCATTGCTTACCAGTTCACTGAGTATAAGGCCTAGGGGAATTGAGGTCTCAAGTCTCAACTTTATATCGTCGGCTTCAAATGAGACTTCTATATTCTTACCATGGGAGTATGACCTATGGAGGTTCTTTAGAAGTCTGGATGCATACACTTTGAAGTCTATGGAGCTGAAATTACCTGAACGGTATAGTTGCTCATGAATGAGGCCCATGGACCTTATTCTGTTCTGGCTTTCCTCAAGGAGATCTTTGCATGTGGGGTCTTTAATGGTATGGCTCTGAAGGCTAAGAAGACTTGAAATTATCTGGAGATTATTCTTGACCCTGTGGTGTATCTCACTCAGAAGTACCTCCTTCTCCCTCAGGGACCTCCTGAGTTCCTCCTCCATCTTCAGCCTCTCGGTTATATCCCTGGCCACCAGGACAGCGTACCTTTCACCATCAAAATCAACCATATCTACCTTTATCTCAACGGGTATCATCTCACGGTTCCTTTTTATAAGGTGCCCCTCCATTGTTATCCTCTCATCGTTGCCCTCAAGGATCTCTCTGAAGAGGGAATGCATGTCCTCAGGCAGAAGATCATAGATCCTGTGCCCGGTTATATCACGGGTTGAATACCCCAGCCTGGTGCATGCTGAGCGGTTGGCGTCTGTAAGTTCCCCTCCAGGCGTTTTAACAAGGAATATGGCGTCATCTGTATAGTCAAGGAGTTTCCTGAACCTTCTGAGTTCGGCGAGTGACTCCTGAAGACGGGGATAGTAGCTCTTCCTTATGGATTTTTCACCTAAACCTATTATCTTCTCCCTGAGGGTTTCCCAGTCCCTATCAGACATTTCATCACACCTCAAGTCCCATGGAGGGCCCTTCTGAATATCTCCTCAACATCAGCCTTCTCTGGACGGGCAGGATTTGTAACTATACAGGGATCCCTCATAGAAGTCTCTGCAAGGGAGGGTATGTCCTCCTCAGCAACACCAAGGTCCCCAAGTGTCATATCAATTCCTAGGGTCTTCCGAAATTCCCTTATGTGTTCCTTGAGTTCCTCAAGCCCCGAACCACTGAGTCCCATGACCTCTGCGATCTTGAGATACCTATCCCTCGCGGCTTTGAAGTTGAATTCAATAACGTATTCAAGGAGGAGTGCGTTTGCCTCACCATGGGGTATGTCCAGCATCCCACCCACGCTGTGGGCCATGGCATGCACAAGTCCAAGGCTGGCGTTGGAGAATGCAAGGCCCGCTTCAAGGCTTGCAAGCATCATATCCTCACGGTAATCCATGTTATCCGGTTCAAGCATGACGCGGGGGAGGGCCCGGTTTATGATGCCTATTGAGTCGAGGGCGTTGAGATCAGTCAAGTGGAAACTTGCATTGGATACGTATGCCTCGATGGCATGTGCCAGGGCATCCATACCTGTTGCAGCTGTCAGCTCCATATCCATGGTCAGGGTGGTTTCCGGGTCTATGAGGGATGCATCGGGTACCATTGTCTTGCTTATGATTGCCATCTTAACCCTTCTATGGGGGTCCATGATTATCGCAAACTGTGATACATCTGCACCTGTACCGGCGGTTGTCGGAATGCATATTATAGGAACCGATGGTACTGGAATCCGGTCAACACCCTCAAACTCCAGCACATCCATTCTATTGGATACAACAGCGCCCATGGCCTTTGCACAGTCAATGGGACTTCCTCGCCCAGCGCAACTATCATGTTGCACTCCTCTGCATCAAAAACCTCAGCACCCTCCATGACCTCGTGGTCGCGTGGGTTTGGTGTTACATCATTGAATATGACATAATCAAGGCCCTCATCACTGAGTCTACCTGTAACATCATCCACGAGACCGGTCTTCATTATGCCATGGTCTGTTACAAGGAGGACCCTTCTGGCCCGAGGTTTGAGGCGTATCTTCCCGCCAGGAACCTGGCCCCCTTTCCAAAAACAAATTCAGCTGTCACAAATTTTCGAAGCTCCCCCATTTAACCACCCGTGCAGTTACCGGCATGGGCTGCATATACATATAAATTAGGTTTAATGATTAATATAAACCTTGAGTATTACCTTGCCATAGATTTTAGCGGTGATCATGTGCAGGTCTGTGAGTACTGTGGGGTTGACGGTTATTATGGTCGCGAAATTGCCGGGACAGACAACTGGATTGTTTACCTTGCACCGAGCCAGCGCTACCTTGCAACCTGTGTGGTGGCACTTCGGAGGAAATGCAGGAACCTCTCTGAAGTCACCAATGATGAGTGGCTTGACTTTGCAGTTGTGGTGCGGGTACTTGAATCTGCTGTGGGCGACCTTTTTGGACCGGACCTCTTCAACTGGAGCTGCTTTAAAAATTCGGCTTTCAGGTCTGAAAATCCCGACCCCGAGGTTCACTGGCACTTCATCCCCCGCTACAGCAGACCCGTGAAATTTGGGGGCGAGGTCTTCAGGGATCCCGACTTTGGTCACATACCTCTGCCCATTGAGTTCAGGGCACCGGATAAAGTTATGGATGAACTTGAACTGGTCATGAAAAGAGCTGTTATGGAAAGACTGGGTGATGCAGTTGGAAAGGATTGAAGGGGCACTTGAAGCCATCTCTGGTAAAGCTGACGGGGTACTCATAACAAAAAGGGAGAATATATATTATCTCACGGGATTCATGCCAACTGTCACAGCCTTCCTGTTCCTGAGTGATGAACCGGTCCTCTTTGTAAATGAGATGGACCTCGAGTCAGCGGAAGGATGCGAGATTCATGTTGAAGCCTTCAGGAGGGTATCTGATGTCTCTGATATGGTTGAACTAAGGGCCATTGGGGTTGAACCCTCCATGCCAGTGGGCCTCATTGAGAGAATCGGTCTCGACAGGGACTTTCAGGTGATGGATCCCATCGCAGATCTCAGGATGGTTAAGGACAGGGAGGAGATAAAAAGGATGGAGGCAGCCCTTAAAATTGCCGAGGAATCATTTAAGAAACTTGAATTCCGTGGCAGCGAATCTGAGGTAGCCGCCAGACTGGACTACCTTATGCGTCTTGGAGGTTCAGAGGGAGTTTCATTCGACACCATCGTAACATCGGCCTCAAGGTCAAGCATACCACATGCGGTGCCAACCTCTAACGATTTAGGCTCCCCTTTACTGGTTGACTGGGGCGCTGTTCACAGCGGCTACCACTCTGACACCACAAGGACACTGGTGGAG includes the following:
- a CDS encoding site-2 protease family protein, with translation MVRFSKGEVRDILTSMVVIAGVFAYVFSGRNLQVALILLPATLVTVGLGFVLHEIAHKLMAIRYGFWAEYRLWIEGLILAIVTSYFGFVFAAPGAVYIHGNYIDRNVNGKISIAGPLTNIMLALLFLMASSVLPSPLRDVAVLGYAVNSFLALFNLIPIAVLDGAKVFRWNPLIWLIAAASAFALTFNSMF
- a CDS encoding histidine kinase dimerization/phosphoacceptor domain -containing protein gives rise to the protein MSDRDWETLREKIIGLGEKSIRKSYYPRLQESLAELRRFRKLLDYTDDAIFLVKTPGGELTDANRSACTRLGYSTRDITGHRIYDLLPEDMHSLFREILEGNDERITMEGHLIKRNREMIPVEIKVDMVDFDGERYAVLVARDITERLKMEEELRRSLREKEVLLSEIHHRVKNNLQIISSLLSLQSHTIKDPTCKDLLEESQNRIRSMGLIHEQLYRSGNFSSIDFKVYASRLLKNLHRSYSHGKNIEVSFEADDIKLRLETSIPLGLILSELVSNALKHAFRGRDRGKITVRFKRRDSVCILEVKDDGVGFSEEDLRNSKSLGFKLVEILTGQLEGTLTFSGSKGGLFRIEFSEPPYNERISVYTYK
- a CDS encoding HIT family protein codes for the protein MQVCEYCGVDGYYGREIAGTDNWIVYLAPSQRYLATCVVALRRKCRNLSEVTNDEWLDFAVVVRVLESAVGDLFGPDLFNWSCFKNSAFRSENPDPEVHWHFIPRYSRPVKFGGEVFRDPDFGHIPLPIEFRAPDKVMDELELVMKRAVMERLGDAVGKD
- a CDS encoding Xaa-Pro peptidase family protein, which translates into the protein MQLERIEGALEAISGKADGVLITKRENIYYLTGFMPTVTAFLFLSDEPVLFVNEMDLESAEGCEIHVEAFRRVSDVSDMVELRAIGVEPSMPVGLIERIGLDRDFQVMDPIADLRMVKDREEIKRMEAALKIAEESFKKLEFRGSESEVAARLDYLMRLGGSEGVSFDTIVTSASRSSIPHAVPTSNDLGSPLLVDWGAVHSGYHSDTTRTLVESEREHEILEVVIEAKREGLKVAKPGVRACEVDSAVRGVIDEYGYADKFIHSSGHGVGLEVHERPSLSADDKTVLTEGMVLTIEPGIYLQGEFGVRVEDMFVVGGGVMNSLPDHLS